The sequence TAGGCAGAATCGAAGAGTATAACCTAGCAAATGAGCTTTATAGTGAGATTTTCTCATGAGAGCGCTTATACTTTCTATGGGGTCAATTGGTCGCCGCCACGCTGATGTTTTGCGCTCATTAGGATTTGATATTAGTGCCATTTCATCACAAAAAATTATTGATATAAAATGTTATAAAGAGCTTGAAACAGTAGATATAAATCAGTTTGATTACTTTATCATTGCCTCGCCTACATATTTGCATTTTAAACATTTAAGCTATATTGATTTAAATGCCTGTAATAAAATAATACTTTGCGAAAAGCCATTATTTGATAAATTTAGAGATTTTAATCCAAACAATAAGATTTTTATTGGGTATAATCTGCGTTTTCATCCACTAATTTTAGAGCTAAAAAATATGCTAAATCCAAGCGATATTTTAACTATTGAAGCTCGCTGTGGTCAATATTTGCCATCATGGCGAAAACGAAAATATACTAGCTCTTATAGCGCTAAAAAGGAGCTTGGCGGAGGCGTTTTGTTAGATCTTAGTCATGAGATTGATTATCTTAGCTTTTTATGCGATTCTAAATTAGAATTGATTAAATCTTATCAAGCCAAAGTATCAAATTTAAATATCACTAGCGATGATATTTGTATGATTTTAGCTAAATGCAATAAGACTTTAATAAATATCAGCCTAAATTATCTAAGTAAAACACCATATCGTCAAATTTTAATTGAGACAAATAATAATACCTATCATCTTGACCTCATCGCAAATATACTTAAAATAGTAGATCAAGATGGAAAAATCACTCAAATACAAAAACCAAATTTACAAAGAAACGATACTTTCAAAGCGATGCATATAGATGCTTTAAATATGCAAAATCATATATGTACATTTTCTCAAGCTATGGATACAATGCGACTAATAGATCAAATT is a genomic window of Campylobacter devanensis containing:
- a CDS encoding Gfo/Idh/MocA family protein, which translates into the protein MRALILSMGSIGRRHADVLRSLGFDISAISSQKIIDIKCYKELETVDINQFDYFIIASPTYLHFKHLSYIDLNACNKIILCEKPLFDKFRDFNPNNKIFIGYNLRFHPLILELKNMLNPSDILTIEARCGQYLPSWRKRKYTSSYSAKKELGGGVLLDLSHEIDYLSFLCDSKLELIKSYQAKVSNLNITSDDICMILAKCNKTLINISLNYLSKTPYRQILIETNNNTYHLDLIANILKIVDQDGKITQIQKPNLQRNDTFKAMHIDALNMQNHICTFSQAMDTMRLIDQIQKENI